The following is a genomic window from Elusimicrobiota bacterium.
GCCCGCGACGCCCCAGTGGCAGACCAGGACGAAGAGCATGACCAGGATGATGTTGAGCACCGTGGAGACGATCATGAAATAGAGCGGGGTCTTGGAGTCGCCCAGGCCGCGCAGGATGCCGCTGATGGTGGCGAAGCCGAAGAGGAAGAGCATGCCCGCGAACAGGATCTGCAGGTACACCGTGGCCTGATCCAGCAGTTCGACGGGAGTCCTGAGCATCATGAGCGCGGGCCGGGAGAGCCGGATGCCGACGGCCGCTATGACCAGCGAAGCGAAGAACACGAACACCAAGGACGTGTCCACGGCGCGCTGGACCTTCTGCATCTGCTTGGCGCCGTAGTACTGGGAGATGAGGATGGAGAAGCCCATGGTCACCCCGATGCTCAGAGCGATGAGCAGGAACAGGATGGGGAAGCTCGCGCCCACGGCCGCCAGGGCGGACTTGCCGATGGCCTGGCCCACGATCACGCTGTCGACGACGCTGTAGGACTGCTGGAACACGTTGCCGATGAGCATGGGCACCGCGAAGTTCAGGATGAGCCTGCCTTCGGGTCCGGTGGTGAGGTCCTTCATGGGGAGTCTTACAGGTTATCAAATTGTAGAATCTCCCCGTGCCCACCATGGACCAGGCGGACCGCGACGCCGCGCGCAGCCGCCTCGACTGCAACGTCGTGGTCGTGGCCGGCGCGGGCACCGGCAAGACCACCTTGCTGACCGACCGGATCCTCTTCAACCTCCTGGGCCGGCAGCTCCCTCTGCCCATCACCGCGCTGGTGGCTCTGACCTTCACCGAGAAAGCCGCGGGCGAGATCCGGCTGCGTTTGGCCGAGAGGCTCCTTGAGCTGGTGACGCTGCTCGGCCGGGGGTCCCTGGGCGAGCAGGCCCGCGCCCGCGCCGAGGCCGTCCTCAAGGAACTGCGCTCCCGGTTCGGCAGGAAGGACGAAGAGGTCCTGAAGCGCGCGCGCGCGGCCCTGGAGGACCTCGACAAGGCCCAGATCGGGACCATCCACGCCTTCGCCGCGCATCTGCTGCGGCTCTATCCCCTGCAGGCCGGGGTGGACCCCGGCTTCCGGGTCGACGAAGGCCCGGGCTTCGAGGAGCTCTTCGAGACCCGCTGGTCCCAGTGGCTCGACGCTGAGCTGGGCGAGCAAGCCCGCGGCCCGAGGAAGCAGGAATGGCTCGCGGTGCTGCGCTGGGCGCCCCTGGAGGACCTCGAGGAGCTCGCGCGCGGGCTGGCCGGCGCGCCCGTGGACCTCGCGCAGATCGGCCGGCCGGACCCCGAGGCGCCGGCCCGCTTGGCGGAGCTGGAGCGCCTGCTGCGCCAGGCGCCGCAGGGCCAGCCTCCGGCGCGCGGCAAGATCCTGGAGGCGCTCTCCGGCTTGGCCGAGCACCTCGACGCTCTGGCCGCGGCCGCGTCCAGCGCGGAGCCGCCTTTGGCCCGGCTGCGGGCGGCGAAGCCGCCGCAAGCCAAGTGGCCCGCCGGCTGGGATGAGGCCTGCGCGCCGGCCTATGAGAGCGCTCAGCGCATCGCGGCCGCGGCCTCGGCGGAGAGCGAGGCCCTGGCGCGCCGCGCCGCCCGTCTGCTCATCCCCTTCGCCGATGCCTTCCGCCAAGCCTACGCGCGCGCGGGCCTGGTCTCCTTCGACGGCCTCCTGCTCAAGGCCCGGGACCTGGTCCGCGACGACCTCGTCGTGCGCGAGGAGCTCAAGGCCAAGTACCAGGCCTTCTTGGTCGACGAGTTCCAGGACACGGACCCTCTGCAGGGAGAACTGCTGCTGTTCTTGGCGGAGGAGCTCGGCGGCCGGGCCCGACGCTGGGGCCGGGTGCGGCCCGGAGCGGGACGCCTCTTCATCGTCGGAGACCCCAAGCAGTCCATCTACCGCTTCCGGGGCGCGGACATCGCGGCCTATCAGGGCATCACGGAGCACCTGCTCCAGGGCGGCGGGGCGCTGCTCTGCGAGCTGCGGACCAATTTTCGCAGCACGGCCGGAGTCCTGGCCCCGGTCAACGCGGTCTTCCCCAAGCTCATGCGGCGCAAGGAAGGCTCCCAGCCCGACTACATCCCCGTGGCGCCCCTGGCCGAGGCTTCGGATCCTTTGCCTGCTGTCGAGATCGTGGCGGTGGGGCCTGCGGGCGAAGGGGGCGAGGAGCCCGACGCTTTGACCGGGCAGAAGACGCAGGCCGCCTGGATCGCGGGCTGGATAGCGGCGGAATGCGCCGGCGGCGGGAAGCGCCGGTTCAAGGACGTGGCCGTGCTCATGCGCACCTCGAGCGCCTTGGCCCCGCTCCTGGAGGCCTTCAAGGCCGCGGACATCCCTTATGTCGTCGAGATGGAGAAGCTCTTCTACAACAGCCAGGAGGTCATCGACCTGTCGAACCTCCTGCGCGTCCTGGACGACCCCGAGGACCGGCTGGCCTTCGCGGGCCTGCTGCGCTCGCCGCTCATGGGCCTGGCCGATGAGGACCTCCGTCTCTGGGCCGCGGCCGGCCAGCCGGGCTACCTGGAGAAGCCGCCGGCGTCCTGGCCCGCCTCCGAGAAGCGGCGTCTGGCCGGGCTCTTCGCCATCCTGCGCGGCCTGCGCGGCCGGGTGGGCCGCGTCCCCCTGGGAGAGTTCGTCTGCGCCGTGCTCGACGAGACGCCCCTGCTCGCGGCCGCGGCCCGGGCCTACCACGGCCAGCAGAGCGTCTCCAACCTGCTCAAGTTCTCCCGCCTGGCGGCCGCGGCCGCCGACGAGCGGGGCCTGACCCTGAAGGAGTTCATCGCCGTGGTGGCCCGGGCCATGGACGAGTCCCGGGCCGAGGGGGAGAGCCCCTTGGCCGACGAGCACCTCGACGCGGTGCGCGTGCTCTCCATCCACAAGGCCAAGGGCCTGGAGTTCCCGGCGGTGCTGGTCTACAACCTGTCCGGCGGCAGCGCCCGCGGGGGCGGCGGCCAAGCCGTGCTGACCGACTGGAGCACGGGCCGCGCCGGGCTGAGCCTGGCGCGCTGCGGGGCTGGCGACGCGGTCCGGGCGCTGCTGGAGGACCGGGAGCGCCAGCGCCGGGAAGACGAGACCGTGCGCCTGCTCTACGTGGCGCTCACGCGCGCCAAGGACAAGCTCATCCTGCTGGGCCACCGGAAAGCGGACCAAGGCACCTTGGCCCGGCTCTTGCGCGATGCCGGGGCTTGGCCGGCATCGGAAGCCGAGACGGTTTTGTCCCTGCCGGTGCATGTCCTGAGGGCCGGCGCGGGCGCGATGCGTTCCGGCCAGGCGCGCCTCTCGGGGCTGCGCTGCGCGCATCGCCTGCCCGAGCCCAAGGCCTTGGCGCGGCTGCGGGCCGAGAGGCTGCGGCGGCGCGATGCGGCCGCGGCGCGCGGCTGGACCCGGACTGCGACCGAGTACTTGAAAGAGGGCGGCCCGGACCTCGGCCGCCAAGCCCGCCCCGCCGGCCCCGGCTTGGGCCCCTTGGTGGGGCAGCTCTGCCACAAGGTCCTGGCCCTCTGGGATTTCCGCAGGCCGGCCGACCTCGGAGCGGCCCTGGCCACGGCGTGCCGCGCCCTGGCTGGAGCTCAGCCCGAGGCCGATTGGGCCGCCGCGCGCGGCGAGGCCGAGGCGGTCCTGCGGATATTCCTGGGCTCCCGGGCCGCCCGGGAGCTGGCCGAAGCCGAGATCCTGGGGCGGGAACTGCCCTTCGTCTACGGCGAGGCGGGTGCCGTGGTGCGGGGGACCATCGACCTGGTCTACCGCCAGGGCGGGCGCGTGGTGGTGGCTGATTTCAAGAGCGAGGCGGCGGCCCCGCGGAGCCTGGGCGCCCTGCGCGAGAGGTACCGGCGCCAGGGCGAGGACTATCGCGCGGCGGTGGAGCGGGCCTGGGGGCTGGCGGACGTCGAGTTCCGCCTCATCTTCTTGAGGAGCCCGGATCTGGCCTGAAGTCCGTCTTCAGCCCTGCTTCGAGAGCCGCCAGCGCAGGTACAGGGCGGCCAGCGCGATGGGGATGAGCGCCAACGAGAAGTAGTAGAACGGAGTCAGCCCGAGCGGGAAGGCCTTGAAGAGGTACTTCAGCGCCAGGATGCCCACCGTGGTGACCGCCAGCGAGGCGGAGCCGAGGAAGCCCATGGCGTCGGCCATGTCCTGCTTGGGCACCCGCGCCTGGAAGTAGCTCTGCAGCTTGAACTGGGCCACGACCTGCGCGATGCCGAACGGGATGAGGGCCAGGGCCGGCAAGGTCACGTTCTTGGCCCACATGAGGAACGAGGGCAAAGACACCAGCGAGCCGAGGACCGGCAGGGGCACGGCGAGGCTCGCGATGAAGGCCAGCGAGCCGGCGGCGATGACGATCCAGCGGAGCATGGACTGGCGCAGGATGACGCGCTCGCCCGCGTCGTCGATCTGGCCGGACTCCTTGGCTTGGTCGAGCTTGCGGCTCTGCAAGGTCATGATGATGCCGCCCACCAGGCCGCCGGCGCTGTAGAGGCCGGTCAGCCAGCCGCTGATGGCCGGCGCGAGCTCGGGGGCCGCCGTGCCGATGAGCCGCAGGGCGTAGCCTGGAGCGAGCATCTGGTACAGGAAGGGGTTGAGCATGAGGAACAGCGTGAAGGCGATGAAGCTGAGCCTCAGGGCCGGGTTGCTCCAGACCACCTTGGCGCCGCGGCCGATCTTCTTGAAGAAATCCTTGAATATCTGGATCACGCCGGCGGGCTTCTGGGACGGGTCCTGGGCCCTCTTGAGCTCCGCCTCGGCCGGCAGCTTCAGGGTCGTCCAGAGGATGAGCGCCGCGGCCAAGGTCATGACCGGGAAGGCGACCAAGGCGGGGATGAAGCCGAAGTGGGCGATCACCAGGCCGGTCACGATGGGCCCCAGGACGCCGAAGATCTCGGAGAGGGTGTGCTGGACGCCCCAGAAGCGGTTGAGCGGCGCGTCCTGCTGTCCGACGAGCAGGGGCGGCACGCTGTTCATGGCCGTGAAGGTCGTGCCCATGATGAAGGCATTGGCCGAATAGAAGAGGAACATGAGCGGCAAGGTCATGTGCCCGGTGGCCAGCAGGGCCACCAAGGCGGTGATGGAGGCCACGCGGATCATGTAGGAGCCGACGTAGGCCTTCTTCAGCCCGACCTTCTCGATGATGACCGGGGCGATCTGGCGGCCGATGATGCCGAAGATGGAGGAGACGACCGCGACCTGCGCGTAGATGGTGAAGTCCCCGAAGGCCTTCTGGATGAGGGCCGGCATGGATGAGCCCAGGGCCTCGACACCCACCTGCTGGGCGAGCAGCGAGCCGATGAACCACCAGGTGGTCCCGTTCATCCCGAAGCCCCAGCCCTTCTTGGGCTTCTCGGGCTTGGCGGGTTCGTCTACGGCCGGCTTGTCCTTCGCGGCCGTCTCGGCGGAGAGCGCGGGCGAGAGCCCCTGGGCCGTCTGTCCCGGCGCGCCGAGCACGTCGGCGGGCTGGCGGGGCTCGCCGAAGAGCTTGCGCAGTTGGCGGAAGCGGACGCCGAGCTGGTTGGACTGCCCCCGGACGGTCTGCAAGGACTCCGCCTCCGCTGCGGCCGCGACGGCGTCCTTCTGCTCCTGCGGGAGCGCGGCCGGAGCCGCCAGCGTCGGCGCAACGACCGCCTCTGACTGTGTGATCGGGACGACGGCAGGGTTGACGGAGAGCACCGTTGCGGTCTGCTGAGCGGAGGCAGGGGCGGCGAAAGCCGGCCCCTGGATGGGAGGCAGGACGCCCTGGATGCCCGCCAGGGCCGGGGTGAGGCCGAGGGACAGTCCGGGGGTCAGGACTGAGAGGGCGCCTTGGCCGGTGCGGTTCTGGAGGCCCGCGCCGACCACTCCGGCGTTGGCGCCGCCGACCGGGACCGCGACGCTGACCTGGTTTACGACCGCTGCCGCGGCCTGGAACGCGCCGAGGCCCGGGGCCGTGACCAGCGTGACGATCGCGATGAAGATGCAGAGCCAGCGCTTCATACCTTGATTATAGACGAAGGAGGGGCTCCGCGCGCGGGTCTATGAGGGAAATCCCGCGCGGCCTTAGGGCCTACGCCGGATAGGCCCCTTAGTCGTAGGGGTTGGAGAACGACTTCTGCATCTGGACCCGAGTGTCGACCTTGCTGAAGGCCGGGGCCTGCCCGTTGGCGGAGCGGGTCTGCTGGCCGATGGTGAAGAGCAGCTGCACGCCGGCGACGTCGTCGGCCCTCCGGAAATAGAAGTCCAGGGCGGGGTCGTTAGGATAGATGTCCTGGGCCACGACGTCGTAGCTCCCGGAGCCGCAGGCGGGAGCCGGGTCGATGGGACAGCTCGTCCCCGTGTAGTGGAGGAGCCAGGGGGTCTTGGTGGGGGTGCTGGCCGCGTCCCAGACGGAGTAGTAGGACGACTTCACGCTCAACGCATTGCCGTCCAGGGGGCCGCCCGCAGGCCCCAGCCCGGCGCCGGGGTTGGGCGTGTAGTCGCTGCAGCCGCTCAGGACGGTCGAGGTCTTTCCCGGGCAGCCGCGGTGGGAGCCGTCCGTGAAAGGGCAGTACAGGACGGTGCCGTTGGAAAGCTCCTTCTGCATCGAGTCCAGGCCCATCAGGGCCCAGGCGGAGTTCGTGGCTTTGGCCGAGCTCTCCATGTGCCCGCGCATCATCTGGGAGACGGCGCCGAAGATGCCCATGATCACGAAGCTGCTCAGGACCAAGGCGATGATCATCTCGAGCAGCGTGAACCCGGCCCGGCGCCGGGGGGCCGTGGTCATTTGCCTTGGTCCAGGTTGAGGATGAGCCCCTGGCTCTGGGGCACCACCATGACCTTGAAGTCCTTCTTCTCCAGCATCTCGATGGTGCGCAGCTGCAGGTAGCTCTTGGCCGAGGCCAAAGCGTCGTTCTTGATCTTGATGGCCATGGCTTCCTGCCGGGCCTGCGCGACCTCGAACTCCTTGCGCTGGATGGCCTGCTGGGCCGCGACCTTCTCCTCGATGGAGTGCTGGTAGGAGGGCGTCAGGTGCACGTCGCGCAGGAAGACCCCGTCGCCGTCGAGCACGAAGAAGGCGTCGTCGTTGAAGGACTTGGCGATGAGCTCCTTGATCCGGTCCTGCACCTCGGTGCGCTTGGGGCCGTAGAGTTCGGGCGCGGTGTACTTGGCCACGGTGAGGCGCACGGCGTTGCGGATGATGGGGCGGATGACCTGCTCCTCGCACCAATCCTGGTCGCCGAGCTTGACGTAGACCTTGCCGGCTAAGTCCAGGGGGATGCGGTACCAGACCGTGATGTCGATGCCCACCATGTTGCCGTCGGCGGTCGGCGACCAGTTGGTGTTGGCTCCCTCCTGGCCGGCGTCGGCGGAGGTCATGGACATGGTGTAGGCCTTGCGGCGGCAGTCGTAGACGATGACGCTGTTGATGATGGGCACGCGCAGCTGCCAGCCTTGCTTCAGAGTCGTCGGGTTGATCTTGCCGGTGAGCTTGTTGAAGAGCACGCCTTCGTGCCCGGCCGGGATGAAGACCACGGCGGACCAGAGCAGCAAGAGGCCCGCCGCCACCACCATGGCGCTGATCACGGTCCGCAAGTGCCGGGCGACCATCTCCTGCGGGTCCACGTCGCCTTCCTGCCAATGAGCCATAGCGCCTCCTGGAAAATAGTCCTGCTGGCGGTATGGTACCAAAGAGGAGGGGGGGAAGGAAGGGCTCTGAATTCGGGGACACAATACTTAATTCCCCGGTCGGCGGCTGAGATAAGTATTGTGTCCCCGAATTAGGCCCCGAATTAGGAGGCTGAACCGCCGCCGCCTTTGCGGTAGCGCGCCTCAAGTTCGCGCAGGCGGACCTCGTACTGCTTCTGCAGGTTGACGCGGTCCTCGGCCAGCTTGCGCAGCTTCTCGTCGTGCGCCGCGGCGTACTCGATCTTGGCCAGGTTGAGCTCGTTGCGCAGCTCGTGCTCGAGCTTCTGGAAGTGCTTGGCCAGCTCCTCCTCCTTCTCCAGCAGGAGCTCGTTGACGCGGCTCTTGTCGGCTTCGAGCTGCTGGAACTTCTCCCGGAAGGTCCCGTCGAGCTCCTGGCTGCGCTTGTCGAAGGCGGCGCGCATGCCGTCGCGCTCAGCCGCCGTGGCGGCGTCGAGCGCCGTCTTGCGGCGGTCGAAGTCCTGCTCCAGTTCGCCCTTGCGCTCGGCCGTGGCGCGCTCCGCCTCCTGGATGCGCAGCTCGAGGGCCGCCTGCTTCTCGGCGAAGTCGGCGCGCAGGGCCGCCACCTCGCGCTCCACCAGGTCGCGCTTCTGCGCCGCGAAGGCGGTCTCCTTGCCCACGGACTCGGCCGTCATCTTCTTCTCGAACTCCATGTACTTGAGCTCCAGGGCCTCCTCGCGGGCGCGGTAGGAGGCGTCGAACTCGGTGCGGGCCTTGTAGATCTGGTCGTCGTAGGCGAGGATGAGGTTCTTCTCCTTCTGCATGAGGAGGTCCTCCATCTCCTTCTGGCGCGCGCGGATGGCCTCCTCGAGCATCTTCTCGCGCTGAGCGACCCCCAGCTCCATCTCGCGGCGGCGTTGGGCGATCTCGCGGTCGCGGGACTCCTCCCATTCCTTGCGCTCGCGGGCCAGGGCCTCGCGCTGGGCGGCCATCCATAGGTTCTCGCGCTCGCTCAGGGTCTCCTGCAGCGCCGCCTCGCGCTTGATCCAGGCCTCCTGGAAGCCGCTCTCGCCCGCGGCCAGCTCGGAGAGCCGCTCGTCGATGGTCTTCTTGAGCGCCGCCTCCTTCTGGCGGAACTTCTCCTGCAGCTCGGCCTCGCGGGTGCGGGACTCGATCATGAGCTGCAGGCGCAGGGCCTCGAGCTCCTCCTGCTGGCGGTGCCAGGCGTCCTCGACCTCCTTGGCCTTGCGGGCGGAGGCGGCCTCCACCTCCTTGACCCGGGAGGCGTATTTCTCCTCCAGCTCCTGGCGCATGGCCGTGAAGGCCGCCTCCTTCTGCCGGAAGCTCTGCTCCAGGCGCTCGCGGTCGGCGTTGAGCAGGCTCTCGCGCTGGCCGATCCACTCGCGCTCGCGCAGGTCCCAGGCGTCCTGCAGGGCCTTCTGCTCCCGGGCGAAGCGGTCGCGCAGCGAGGTCTCCTGGGCGGAGACGCGCTCCTCCAAGGCCGCTTTCTGCGCCGCGAGCTCGGCCTCATAGGCGGCCCGGTGCTGGCCCTCCTTGGCCGCGCCCTCGATCTTGAGCGCCGTCTCCTTGGCGAAATACTCGTCGCGCAGGGCCTTGGCCTGCATCGCGGCCGCCGACTCCGCCTCGGCCTTGAGGGCCGCGGACTGCGCCTGCAGAGCGGCACGCTCCTCGTCGAGAGCGGCGCGCTTGGCGGCGAGCTCGCGCTGCGCCTGCGCCGCCGCCTCCTCGCGCTCGCGGCGGCTCTCCTCCTCCCACTGGACCTGCAGGGCGCGCTGGCGGCCCTCGCAGGATTTCTCCAGCGCCGCGTACCGCGCCTCGAGCTGCCGGCGCTCCTCGGCCAGGCGCCGGCGCATCGCGTCGTCGAGCTCCTGGAGCCTCAGGTCGTACTGGGCCTGCAGGGCCGCGGACTCGGTCAGCGATTTCTCGGCCAGCTCCTTGCGCAGGCCGTCGTAGGCGTCGTCGTGGGCCTTGATGGCCTGGGACTGCTCCGAGGAAAGCGCTTGGCGCAGGGCCGCCTCGCGCGCCGCGGCGGACTGGGCCAGCTCCTTCTGCTCGCGCAGATACAGCTCCTGCAGGCGGCGGCGCTCGGCGTCGATCTCCGCCGAGAACTCCCCGCGGGCCCGGGCCAGGTCCGCGTGGTGCTCGGCCAGCAGGGCTTTCTCGCGCTCGGACCATTCGCCGCGCAGACGGGCCTCCAGGCCGGCCTCCCGGGCGGCCAGGGCCTCATCCTTGCGCCGATAGGAGGCTTCCAGGTCCGCCCGCTCGGCCTCGATGGACTTGCGGCTGGCCGCCAGGCTGTCGGCGAGCCGGCCTTGGTGGGAGGCCCATTGCGCCTTCTCCTTCTCGCTCCAGGCCGTCTGCATGTCCTCGAAGCGCTTGGCCAGCTCCTGCTGCTTGGCCCGGTAGGCGTCCTGGAGCTCGACCTGCTGGCGGAAGATCTCCTCCTCCTTCTTCTGGCAGGCCGCCTGCTGCGCCTCCAGCTTGGCCAGGAGCGCCGCCTCGCGCTCGGAGGTGGCGCGCTGGAGACCGTCGCGCTCCAGCTCGAGTTGCGCCCTCCCCTTGGAGAGGACCGACTCCAGCTCCTTCTGGCGCTGCGCGATGAGCTCCTTCTCCCGGAGCTGCAGGGCCTCCTGCTGGGCCTGGTACTTGGCGGCGAGCTCCTGGGCGCGGCCCTCGTAGTGCCTGAGCACGTCCCGGTGGCGCTCGGCGGTCTCGGCCTCCAGGCGGGTCTCCTTGACGCGGAAGTTCTCCTCTTGGAAGCGGCGCTCGGCCTCGAGCTTCTCCTGCAGGCGCCCCCATTCGGCCTCGTGCTTGCGGCTGTAGGACTGCTCCAGCTCCTCCAGGCGGCGGGAATGCTCGGCCGCGAGCTTGCCCCGCTGCGCCTCGAGCGCGTCCTCCTGGCTCTTGAGGCGGGCCTCGTGGTCGGCGAGCTTGGCCTGGAGCTTGCCTTCCAGGGCCGCCTCCTCGCGGGCCATGACCTCGCGGTCGTGCTTGAGCAGGTCCTCCTCGTATTTCTCGTAGCGGCGCCGGAACTCCATCTCCTTGGCCTTGATCTGCTCGTCGAGGAGCCGCTGCTGGCCCTCCAGGTCGCGCTCCCGGGAGCGGACGAGGTCGGCCTGGATGTTGAGGCGCTCCAGGAGCGACTGCTTGGTCTCCTCCAGCGCCTTCTCCTGGTGCCGCAGGACGGACTGCATCTCGCGCTCGCCGTCGGCGCGGGCGGTCTTGACCGCGTCGATGACCTCGCGGCGCAGCGTCCCGAGCTGGGCCTCCTTGTCGGCCAGCTCGCGCTTGAGGGCGTCGATCTGGAGCTGGAGCTGGTCGCGCTCGTCCTTGACCCGCGCGTCCTCCTCGCGGCGCACCTCCAG
Proteins encoded in this region:
- a CDS encoding MFS transporter — its product is MKRWLCIFIAIVTLVTAPGLGAFQAAAAVVNQVSVAVPVGGANAGVVGAGLQNRTGQGALSVLTPGLSLGLTPALAGIQGVLPPIQGPAFAAPASAQQTATVLSVNPAVVPITQSEAVVAPTLAAPAALPQEQKDAVAAAAEAESLQTVRGQSNQLGVRFRQLRKLFGEPRQPADVLGAPGQTAQGLSPALSAETAAKDKPAVDEPAKPEKPKKGWGFGMNGTTWWFIGSLLAQQVGVEALGSSMPALIQKAFGDFTIYAQVAVVSSIFGIIGRQIAPVIIEKVGLKKAYVGSYMIRVASITALVALLATGHMTLPLMFLFYSANAFIMGTTFTAMNSVPPLLVGQQDAPLNRFWGVQHTLSEIFGVLGPIVTGLVIAHFGFIPALVAFPVMTLAAALILWTTLKLPAEAELKRAQDPSQKPAGVIQIFKDFFKKIGRGAKVVWSNPALRLSFIAFTLFLMLNPFLYQMLAPGYALRLIGTAAPELAPAISGWLTGLYSAGGLVGGIIMTLQSRKLDQAKESGQIDDAGERVILRQSMLRWIVIAAGSLAFIASLAVPLPVLGSLVSLPSFLMWAKNVTLPALALIPFGIAQVVAQFKLQSYFQARVPKQDMADAMGFLGSASLAVTTVGILALKYLFKAFPLGLTPFYYFSLALIPIALAALYLRWRLSKQG
- a CDS encoding UvrD-helicase domain-containing protein, with protein sequence MDQADRDAARSRLDCNVVVVAGAGTGKTTLLTDRILFNLLGRQLPLPITALVALTFTEKAAGEIRLRLAERLLELVTLLGRGSLGEQARARAEAVLKELRSRFGRKDEEVLKRARAALEDLDKAQIGTIHAFAAHLLRLYPLQAGVDPGFRVDEGPGFEELFETRWSQWLDAELGEQARGPRKQEWLAVLRWAPLEDLEELARGLAGAPVDLAQIGRPDPEAPARLAELERLLRQAPQGQPPARGKILEALSGLAEHLDALAAAASSAEPPLARLRAAKPPQAKWPAGWDEACAPAYESAQRIAAAASAESEALARRAARLLIPFADAFRQAYARAGLVSFDGLLLKARDLVRDDLVVREELKAKYQAFLVDEFQDTDPLQGELLLFLAEELGGRARRWGRVRPGAGRLFIVGDPKQSIYRFRGADIAAYQGITEHLLQGGGALLCELRTNFRSTAGVLAPVNAVFPKLMRRKEGSQPDYIPVAPLAEASDPLPAVEIVAVGPAGEGGEEPDALTGQKTQAAWIAGWIAAECAGGGKRRFKDVAVLMRTSSALAPLLEAFKAADIPYVVEMEKLFYNSQEVIDLSNLLRVLDDPEDRLAFAGLLRSPLMGLADEDLRLWAAAGQPGYLEKPPASWPASEKRRLAGLFAILRGLRGRVGRVPLGEFVCAVLDETPLLAAAARAYHGQQSVSNLLKFSRLAAAAADERGLTLKEFIAVVARAMDESRAEGESPLADEHLDAVRVLSIHKAKGLEFPAVLVYNLSGGSARGGGGQAVLTDWSTGRAGLSLARCGAGDAVRALLEDRERQRREDETVRLLYVALTRAKDKLILLGHRKADQGTLARLLRDAGAWPASEAETVLSLPVHVLRAGAGAMRSGQARLSGLRCAHRLPEPKALARLRAERLRRRDAAAARGWTRTATEYLKEGGPDLGRQARPAGPGLGPLVGQLCHKVLALWDFRRPADLGAALATACRALAGAQPEADWAAARGEAEAVLRIFLGSRAARELAEAEILGRELPFVYGEAGAVVRGTIDLVYRQGGRVVVADFKSEAAAPRSLGALRERYRRQGEDYRAAVERAWGLADVEFRLIFLRSPDLA
- a CDS encoding prohibitin family protein; this translates as MAHWQEGDVDPQEMVARHLRTVISAMVVAAGLLLLWSAVVFIPAGHEGVLFNKLTGKINPTTLKQGWQLRVPIINSVIVYDCRRKAYTMSMTSADAGQEGANTNWSPTADGNMVGIDITVWYRIPLDLAGKVYVKLGDQDWCEEQVIRPIIRNAVRLTVAKYTAPELYGPKRTEVQDRIKELIAKSFNDDAFFVLDGDGVFLRDVHLTPSYQHSIEEKVAAQQAIQRKEFEVAQARQEAMAIKIKNDALASAKSYLQLRTIEMLEKKDFKVMVVPQSQGLILNLDQGK
- a CDS encoding prepilin-type N-terminal cleavage/methylation domain-containing protein, with protein sequence MTTAPRRRAGFTLLEMIIALVLSSFVIMGIFGAVSQMMRGHMESSAKATNSAWALMGLDSMQKELSNGTVLYCPFTDGSHRGCPGKTSTVLSGCSDYTPNPGAGLGPAGGPLDGNALSVKSSYYSVWDAASTPTKTPWLLHYTGTSCPIDPAPACGSGSYDVVAQDIYPNDPALDFYFRRADDVAGVQLLFTIGQQTRSANGQAPAFSKVDTRVQMQKSFSNPYD